The uncultured Methanomethylovorans sp. genome contains a region encoding:
- a CDS encoding restriction endonuclease subunit S, which yields MVTYPEDVLINIVGPPLGKVSIVTKQFPEWNINQAIVLFRPNRWVISKIISYYLQNPKTIHWLENTSKATAGQYNVKVSTCREIPFPLCSVEEQHAIVEEIETRLSVCDKMAQDIDEALEKAEALRQSILKRLLRGSYSMKGSWQRCGWRRTGSLRMCCWKG from the coding sequence ATGGTTACATACCCAGAAGATGTACTTATAAATATAGTCGGTCCGCCCTTAGGTAAGGTTTCAATCGTCACGAAACAATTTCCAGAATGGAATATCAATCAGGCAATAGTGCTATTCAGACCAAATAGATGGGTAATATCAAAGATAATTTCTTATTATCTTCAAAACCCCAAAACAATTCATTGGTTGGAAAATACATCTAAAGCTACTGCGGGACAATATAACGTCAAAGTTTCAACTTGTAGAGAAATACCGTTCCCTCTTTGTTCTGTAGAAGAACAACACGCCATCGTTGAGGAGATAGAAACGCGCCTTTCTGTATGTGATAAAATGGCGCAGGATATTGATGAGGCTCTGGAAAAGGCGGAGGCGCTTCGGCAGAGTATTTTGAAAAGGCTTTTGAGGGGAAGCTACTCAATGAAAGGGAGCTGGCAGAGGTGCGGATGGCGGAGGACTGGGAGCCTGCGGATGTGTTGTTGGAAAGGGTGA